In Trifolium pratense cultivar HEN17-A07 linkage group LG7, ARS_RC_1.1, whole genome shotgun sequence, a genomic segment contains:
- the LOC123893837 gene encoding transcription factor bHLH130-like, with translation MSIVYTQALDYSDSGSSLNSEMDSKFGYSQTQQHCHQNNSGLSRYNSAPSSLLTSLGDTTIGNFLNDNQHQSQHYSSSTSSEMETILTNSEPLYEFKPMKEEENNPFSNGLLQYNGYSYGSQNQIIYQTQQNQGLANGFDGSFSAMSSLDSSNNCSNLIRQKSSPAEFFSNYSINNGSVSGQAITSTSGLHGTLNFSSRSSSSSIKMPLIIENEHENLQANVIKSRNIDNGITKCYMPSFTNDYNWDSSTFSAPKNATNNGEFMFSTSNALETQDVDFRYQKHGLSHHLSLPSSSSKMTTMEKYLHLQGSVPCKIRAKRGFATHPRSIAERERRIRISARIKKLQDLFPNSDKQTSTADMLDEAVQYIKDLRKQLKKLTDTKAKCTCTSN, from the exons ATGAGTATTGTGTATACTCAAGCTCTTGATTACTCCGACAGTGGTTCAAGTTTGAACTCAGAAATGGATTCAAAATTTGGTTACTCACAAACACAACAACATTGTCACCAAAACAATTCCGGTTTATCGCGGTACAATTCGGCTCCAAGCTCATTGCTTACAAGCCTTGGGGACACAACCATtggtaattttttaaatgataatCAGCATCAGAGTCAACATTATTCTTCATCTACAAGTTCAGAAATGGAAACCATATTAACAAATTCTGAACCTTTGTATGAATTCAAACcaatgaaagaagaagaaaataaccCTTTTTCAAATGGATTATTACAATACAATGGTTACTCTTATGGTTCACAAAATCAGATAATTTATCAAACTCAGCAGAATCAAGGATTGGCAAATGGTTTTGATGGTTCATTTAGTGCAATGAGTTCCTTGGATTCTTCAAATAATTGCTCCAATCTCATTAGGCAAAAGAGTTCCCCTGCAGAGTTTTTCtccaattattcaattaataatG GAAGTGTTAGTGGACAAGCTATTACATCAACTAGTGGATTGCATGGTACTTTGAATTTCTCATCAAGATCATCCTCTAGCTCTATCAAGATGCCACTGATTATAGAAAATGAACATGAAAATCTTCAAGCAAATGTTATTAAAAGTAGAAACATTGATAATGGTATCACTAAATGTTACATGCCTAGCTTCACCAATGACTATAATTGGGATAGTTCTACATTTAGTGCTCCAAAAAATGCTACTAATAATGGTGAATTCATGTTTTCCACTTCAAATGCTTTGGAAACTCAG GATGTAGACTTTAGATACCAAAAACATGGTTTGAGCCACCATTTGAGTCTTCCTAGCTCTTCTAGTAAGATGACAACTATGGAGAAGTATTTACACCTTCAAGGATCAGTTCCATGTAAAATTCGTGCCAAAAGAGGCTTTGCTACTCATCCAAGAAGCATTGCAGAGAGG GAAAGAAGAATAAGAATTAGTGCAAGAATAAAAAAGTTGCAAGATCTTTTCCCTAATTCAGATAAG CAAACTAGCACAGCTGATATGTTGGATGAAGCAGTTCAGTACATTAAAGATCTGAGGAAACAACTTAAG AAACTAACAGACACCAAGGCAAAGTGCACATGTACAAGTAATTAG